TCCCCCTCGCCTCCTGCCTGGGTTCTGCGGCTAGATTGAGGGCGGAGACGAAGGACCTGGAGGCGCGACGGGCAGTGAGAAACCCCAGTCGAGCAGGCGGCGAGCATCCTGAAAGCGGGCCTGGGAGGTGGGAGTATCCAGCACAACGCCGATCAGGTGATGGCCGTTGTGGGTCGCCGAAAAGACCAGGCAGTAGCCGGCCTCGCCGGTAAAGCCCGTCTTGATGCCTGTAGCACCTGGGTAGGTGCCTAGCAGCTCGTTCGTCGAGGTCCAGACGTGGGCCTGATGCGTAGCGGTTGCCGGCACCGAATAGTGGCGGGTGCCCACAATCTGGGCGAAGAGCGGAATACTCATCGCATAGCGGGCCAGGCGCACCAGGTCGAAAGCCGTAGTGTAGTGGTCTGGCGCCGGTAGGCCATCCGGGTTTGCATAATGCGTCTGGAACAGGTGCAGCCGCAGGGCATAGAGGTTCATGAGGGAGACAAACTTCTCCGTCGAGCCGGACAGGCCATCGGCAATCACGATGGCTGCGTCATCGCCCGAGGGCAGCAGCAGGGCATAGAGCAGATCACGCAGCTTAAACTTTTCTCCTACCTGTAAGCTAGCGTTGCTTCCATCATTATCGCGGGCCTCTTTTACCGCGTCGGCGCCGACAGTAATCTCCTGATCGAGGTCGCCGATTTGCAGAGCGATGACCGCCGTCATAATCTTAGTCGTACTGGCCATCGGACGCGGCGCCTCGCCATTGATATCGGCCAGAATACGATTGCTATCGGTGTCGAGCAGCATCGCCTCAGCGGCTGTCAGAGAGGGAGGCGAGCCGCGAGGAGTCAGCACGGGGGCCAGGGTTGGCCGTGGGGTTGGCGAGAGCGAAGACGCCCCCACCGTGGGGGTCGTCGTTGTACTGGGACCGCCCGCCAGCCCGGTCCCCCAGGGAGTAAACACCAGCAAGGAAGCCCCAATAGCGATACAGGCGGCCAGGGCCAGGAGTAGTGCCGCCAGCATGCGACTGGCCAGTGGCGACAGGCTTGGGAAAGCAAAACGGGGACGATGCTGCTGTTGTGGCAAGGCCAGGCTCTCCTTCTTCCTCTGGTCCATCCGCAGTGGGTAGAGGGCAGCCAGCTAGGAGACAGACGGTCAATTGCCTGGCTTGCTCGGGCGAAGCCAGGCGTCTGGTCTGGACTGCTCTCCCCTTCTCTCCTACAGGGACGGGCGCCGGGTGTGGTAGTCCGTCACACGCTGGAAAGCATCGGCCACGCGCAGAATCGTCGCCTCGGCAAAGGCATTGCCAAGGATCTGCAGACCCACGGGCAGGCCCTCGCTGAAGCCGCTGGGGATCGAGATGCCACAGACCCCGGCGAGATTAGCCGGGATAGTAAAGACATCATTCAGGTACATCTGATAAGGATCTGACAGCTTCTCACCCAGCTTAAAAGCCACCGTTGGCGAGGCGGGACTGACCAGCACATCGCACTGCTCGAAAGCGTGCTCGAAGTCCTGAGCGATGAGCGCCCGCACCTTCTGGGCCTGTTTGTAGTAGGCATCGTAGTAGCCAGCGGAGAGCACGTACGTTCCCAGCATGATGCGGCGTTTGACCTCCGGCCCAAAGCCATATTGGCGTGTCTTATCAAGAGCCTCCCACATATCGCTGGTGTCGCGATAGGAGTAGCCATATTTCACGCCATCGTAGCGGGCCAGATTGGCGCTCGCCTCGGCGGGGGCGATGATGTAGTAAGCGGCGACCCCATAGCGAGTATGAGGCAGCGAGACCTCGCGGATCTCTGCCCCCAGCTCGCGCAAGCGCTGGATTGCCTCCTGACCAACGCGCGCCACCCCGGGTTCCATACCAGGGGCTTCCCAGTACTCGACGGGCACGCCGATGCGCAGGCCGCGGATTTCGCCCGTTAGCTCTGCCGTATAGTCTGGCACAGGGGTGGGGGAGCAGGTCGAGTCGCGCGGATCGGGGCCGGCAATTGCCTGCAGAAGCAGAGCGGCATCGCGGGCTGTGCGTGCGAAGGGGCCGATCTGGTCCAAGGAGGAAGCGAAAGCTACCAGGCCGAAGCGCGAGACGCGCCCATAGGTTGGCTTCAGTCCGACCACGTTGCAGAGCGCTGCCGGCTGGCGAATCGAGCCACCGGTGTCGCTGCCCAGGGCTCCCGGAGCCATACCTGCTGCCACCGCTGCCGCCGAGCCGCCGCTGCTGCCGCCGGGCGCGCGGTCCAGGTCCCAGGGGTTATGCGTAGGGAAGAATGCCGAGTGCTCGGTCGACGACCCCATCGCGAACTCGTCCATATTGGTTTTCCCAAGCATCACCGCCCCGGCAGCCTGGAGGCGCTCCATGACTGTGGCATTAAAAGGAGGGCGGAAATGCTCCAGCATGCGCGAGCTACAGGTTGTAGGGATATCCTTGGTGCAAATCACATCCTTAATGGCCAGCGGGATACCTGTGAGGGGAGTCACCTGCTCGCCGCGCTGCAGGCGCTGGTCGGCCTCCCGGGCCTGTTGGAGAGCCAGATCTGCTGTCACCAGAGTAAAAGCACGGATGCGCTCATCGAGGGCGTCGATTCGCTCCAAAAAAGCGCGTGTCAGTTCGACGGAAGAAATCTGACGCTGGCGCAGCAGCGTCGCCGCCTCACTCAACGTTAGCTCATGCAAAGCGCTCATCGGCTAGGACTCCTCCAACACAGCGTTCACCTTCAGACATTGCTCCTCCTGGTCGGGGGCATTGGCCAGGAGCATCTCCGGGGGATAGGAGGGACCTGGCTCATCCTCGCGCATCACATTGGTGAGGCGTGAGGCGTGGGCCAGGGGAGAGACCCCACTCACGTCAGCCTCGCGCAGAATGGCCATATGCTCCAGAATGCTGGAGAGCTGTTGGCGAAAAAGCTCAACCTCCTCATCGCTCAGGCCGAGCCGTGCCAGCTGGGCAATGTGGAGTACTGTTTCTCGATCGATCAAAACCCCGAGCCTCCTTCAGTCTGACTAACCTGATAATCGGTTTCGCCTTCTCTTCTTCTTTTTTTATACAGTGGAAGCTCCAACGAGCCAGGATAGAGACGCTTGACAAGTGAGAATCTGCAGCAAGCGCCAAAAAAGCGCTCACAGGAAGACAGTGCAGGTGATACTGCGCTGCCCAACGGAACAGCAGAGCAGCAAGCTAGTAAGCTACCAGCGGATATGGAAGCCGCTGAATGGCTCACTGGGCTGGCGCCAGTCGATGCGGACCTCATGGACCTCGGCGGCGGAGGGACCACGATGTAGCAGAGTCAGCAACCGTTCCAGTGCGAAGCGTGGCCCTTGCGCCAGCACCTCTACGCTGCCATCGGCCAGGTTGCGCACATAGCCGCGCAGACCCAGGGCTGTAGCGTGATGCATGACAAACTGGCGGAAGCCAACCCCCTGGACATATCCCAGGACGCGGGCATAGAGTTCTTGCCTCTCGTTGTCCTGTTGCATGGCTCTCATGATACCATACTCACCCCTCTGAGGATAGTCCTTTCTTTGAGAACGGGACGGATAGCTCAGTGCGGACTGAACGGTAGCAGTGGACCAAAACGAAGAGGCCAACCTCTGGGCGCCTCAACCCGTCGGCCTGCCCCGTCCGTCTTGCCTGCTTCCCAACCGCAGAAGAGGAACCAGATCCTTCCTTCAGCCAAAATTCAGCAATCTTTGCTAGACTGGCAGCAGATTGCAAACGTTGCTCTTCTGGCAACGTTATTATAGAAGAAAAACGGAGGCAGACGCTGCAGCGGTCACCAGTGTACAGCCCACGGGAGAAAGATAGACGAGGCTGGCGCTCGGGCCAAACTGGTATCATCCAGGCGGGCAGTGTGATACACTAAAGCAGGTTGAGCTGTTCCTGGATTCGGGCCTCCGCGACCTGATCGGAGAGTAAAGCATGCAGTCAGTACAGGATCTCGCCGCTGCTGTTCAGCGAGTGATTCGCAACGTTGAGAACGTCATTGTTGGCAAGGCCGAAGCTGTCACCTTTACCCTGATCGCCGTCATCTGTCGGGGTCATGTCTTAATTGAGGATGTGCCAGGCGTAGGGAAAACGGTCCTGACCAAGTCCATTGCGCGCTCGATTGGCTGTAGCTTCAAGCGCATTCAATTCACCCCTGATCTCCTGCCCAGCGATATCACCGGTGTCTCGATCTACAACCAGAAGACGGGCAATTTCGAGTTTCGCCCCGGTCCGATTATGGCGCAGATTGTGCTGGCCGACGAGGTGAACCGCGCCACACCCAAGACGCAGTCGGCCCTGCTGGAGGCGATGGAGGAGTCGCAGGTCACCGTCGATGGCCGGAGCTATCCCTTGCCCGAGCCATTCATGGTCATGGCTACCCAGAATCCCATCGAATACGAAGGAACGTTTCCCCTGCCCGAGGCCCAGCTTGATCGCTTCATGATGAATATCAGCCTGGGCTACCCTTCCCCTGCCGACGAGATCAATATTCTCAATAGCCAGCAGCACCATCATCCGCTTGAGGATCTCCAGCAGATCATGACGGCTGAGGAGCTATTAGAGA
The genomic region above belongs to Thermogemmatispora onikobensis and contains:
- a CDS encoding AAA family ATPase — its product is MQSVQDLAAAVQRVIRNVENVIVGKAEAVTFTLIAVICRGHVLIEDVPGVGKTVLTKSIARSIGCSFKRIQFTPDLLPSDITGVSIYNQKTGNFEFRPGPIMAQIVLADEVNRATPKTQSALLEAMEESQVTVDGRSYPLPEPFMVMATQNPIEYEGTFPLPEAQLDRFMMNISLGYPSPADEINILNSQQHHHPLEDLQQIMTAEELLEIQKQIRTVHVDQSIREYIVAITNATRNHGNIYLGASPRGSLALFRAAQALAAIRGRNYVIPDDVKLMVKPTLAHRIIVTPAARVRSVTSSAILDEILQTVPVPGAWVGGGKAR
- the gatA gene encoding Asp-tRNA(Asn)/Glu-tRNA(Gln) amidotransferase subunit GatA — encoded protein: MSALHELTLSEAATLLRQRQISSVELTRAFLERIDALDERIRAFTLVTADLALQQAREADQRLQRGEQVTPLTGIPLAIKDVICTKDIPTTCSSRMLEHFRPPFNATVMERLQAAGAVMLGKTNMDEFAMGSSTEHSAFFPTHNPWDLDRAPGGSSGGSAAAVAAGMAPGALGSDTGGSIRQPAALCNVVGLKPTYGRVSRFGLVAFASSLDQIGPFARTARDAALLLQAIAGPDPRDSTCSPTPVPDYTAELTGEIRGLRIGVPVEYWEAPGMEPGVARVGQEAIQRLRELGAEIREVSLPHTRYGVAAYYIIAPAEASANLARYDGVKYGYSYRDTSDMWEALDKTRQYGFGPEVKRRIMLGTYVLSAGYYDAYYKQAQKVRALIAQDFEHAFEQCDVLVSPASPTVAFKLGEKLSDPYQMYLNDVFTIPANLAGVCGISIPSGFSEGLPVGLQILGNAFAEATILRVADAFQRVTDYHTRRPSL
- a CDS encoding acylphosphatase is translated as MRAMQQDNERQELYARVLGYVQGVGFRQFVMHHATALGLRGYVRNLADGSVEVLAQGPRFALERLLTLLHRGPSAAEVHEVRIDWRQPSEPFSGFHIRW
- the gatC gene encoding Asp-tRNA(Asn)/Glu-tRNA(Gln) amidotransferase subunit GatC; the encoded protein is MIDRETVLHIAQLARLGLSDEEVELFRQQLSSILEHMAILREADVSGVSPLAHASRLTNVMREDEPGPSYPPEMLLANAPDQEEQCLKVNAVLEES
- a CDS encoding D-alanyl-D-alanine carboxypeptidase family protein → MPQQQHRPRFAFPSLSPLASRMLAALLLALAACIAIGASLLVFTPWGTGLAGGPSTTTTPTVGASSLSPTPRPTLAPVLTPRGSPPSLTAAEAMLLDTDSNRILADINGEAPRPMASTTKIMTAVIALQIGDLDQEITVGADAVKEARDNDGSNASLQVGEKFKLRDLLYALLLPSGDDAAIVIADGLSGSTEKFVSLMNLYALRLHLFQTHYANPDGLPAPDHYTTAFDLVRLARYAMSIPLFAQIVGTRHYSVPATATHQAHVWTSTNELLGTYPGATGIKTGFTGEAGYCLVFSATHNGHHLIGVVLDTPTSQARFQDARRLLDWGFSLPVAPPGPSSPPSI